A single Arachidicoccus sp. BS20 DNA region contains:
- a CDS encoding dipeptide epimerase yields MQLNYKSINSEFQYPFTISNGRTKTHQPALIVSLQLGNHMGFGEAPAITYYNITVEKMIEDLEAKKNFVEKFALTDPERYWHYLHHLFPQNPFLVCALDMACWDLYGKLKGRPLYKLWQTEWKNVPLCDYTIGIDSIEKMQEKIKANPYPVYKIKLGTDEDIEIVQSLRTLTDATFRVDANAGWTLYEALQKIPKLKELGVEMIEQPLAKDNWEGMKILYKESPIPLFADESCVFENDVEKCFNHFNGINIKLTKCSGITPALRMIKRARELNLKVMMGSMNETEIGSAAVANFLPQLDLVDVDGPLLLKTNKPEGLNIKNGVVSLSGYAGLGVKFSWE; encoded by the coding sequence ATGCAACTCAACTACAAATCTATCAACTCCGAATTTCAATATCCGTTTACCATATCCAACGGAAGAACCAAAACGCATCAGCCTGCGTTGATTGTTTCGCTGCAACTTGGCAACCACATGGGTTTTGGCGAAGCGCCTGCAATTACTTATTACAATATTACAGTCGAAAAAATGATAGAAGATTTGGAAGCGAAAAAAAATTTCGTGGAAAAATTTGCATTAACTGACCCTGAAAGATATTGGCATTACCTGCATCATCTTTTTCCGCAAAACCCGTTTTTGGTTTGTGCATTAGACATGGCTTGTTGGGATTTGTATGGAAAATTAAAAGGGCGACCTTTGTATAAATTATGGCAAACCGAATGGAAAAATGTTCCGCTTTGCGATTATACCATCGGTATAGATTCGATTGAAAAAATGCAAGAAAAAATCAAGGCAAATCCTTATCCGGTTTATAAAATAAAATTAGGCACAGATGAAGATATTGAAATCGTGCAATCGCTCCGAACCTTGACAGATGCGACTTTCCGCGTAGATGCAAATGCCGGCTGGACTTTGTACGAAGCCTTGCAAAAAATACCAAAGCTGAAAGAACTTGGCGTTGAAATGATTGAACAACCTTTGGCAAAAGATAATTGGGAAGGCATGAAAATTTTATACAAAGAATCTCCCATTCCATTGTTTGCCGATGAAAGCTGTGTATTTGAAAACGATGTTGAAAAATGTTTCAATCATTTTAACGGCATCAATATCAAGCTTACAAAATGCAGCGGCATTACGCCTGCGTTGCGTATGATAAAACGCGCCCGTGAACTCAACTTAAAAGTGATGATGGGCAGCATGAATGAAACCGAAATAGGCTCTGCTGCGGTTGCAAATTTTCTGCCTCAGCTCGATTTGGTGGATGTGGATGGTCCTTTGCTTTTAAAAACCAATAAACCCGAGGGCTTGAATATTAAAAACGGTGTTGTTTCTTTATCGGGATATGC